In the Urocitellus parryii isolate mUroPar1 chromosome 1, mUroPar1.hap1, whole genome shotgun sequence genome, aaaaaaatgtggcatttatacaccatggagcattacgcagcactaaaaaaatgacaaaatcatagcatttgcagggaaatggatggcattagagcagattatgctaagtgaagctagccaatccctaaaaaacaaatgccaaatgtcttctttgatataaagagagcaactaagaacagagcagggaggaagagcaggaggaaaagactaacattaaacagacatgaggtgggagggaaagggagagaaaagggaaattgcatggaaatggaaggaaacactcattgttacacaaaattacatataagaggttgtgaggggaatggggaaaaaacaaggagagaaatgaattgtagtagatggggtagagagagaagataggaggggaggggagggggggatagtagaggataggaaaggtagcagaatacaacagttactaatatggcatcatgtaaaaatgtggatgtgtaaccgatgtgattctgcaatctgtatttggggtaaaaatgggagttcataacccacttgaatctaatgtatgaaatatgatatgtcaggagctttgtaatgttttgaacaaccaattaaaaaaaaagaaaaaattggtcACATAATGTTTGAAATCTTGACAGATTTATTGAAAAACAATAGCCTATATATCCAAGAGAACTCCGAAGAGGATGAACACAAAGACACCCACAAGCAGTTTCATAATAAAATTGGTGGAAATCAGAGGCAAGAAGCCCTGAGAAAACAATATATCACAAGGGAACACCAGAGTTAAAATTAACAGCTGACTAGGCAGAAAAAATGGCAGCCAGAAGGCAATGAGATAACAGATTCAAAGTGCtcagcaacaaacaaacaaaaataaattctacatCTACAAGagctttttttcaaaaatgatggtgaaataaatattttctagataAACAAAGACTGGATTTGTGGCTAGCAGTCAAGCCCTAAAAGAAGCAGTAAAGGAAGTTCTTCACACTGAAAGAAATTGACTGCAGAAGCTTATCTGAATCCACACAAGAAGCACTGGTGTCTTAGCCatcttgagctgctataacaaaataccataaaagtGTCTCAAAAAACATTTGCTTTTCATAGTTTGGGGGTTTGAGAAGTCCAAGACCGAAGGGCCAGCAGTGTATTCCTGGTGAAGATCCTTTTTCTGGCTTGCAACCACTACTgtgtcttctcctcctcctcctcctcctcctcctcctcctcctcctcctcctccttcttcttcttcttcttcttccttcttcgataccagaggttgaactcagaggcactcaactactgagccacatccccacccctattttgtattttatttagagacagagtctcactgagttgtttagcgccttagcttttgctaaggctggttctgatctcgtgatcctcctgcctcagcctcccaagctgctgggattgtaagGTCAGGCCGCCACGACCttacagatttaaaaaggcctctgaaggaggctttattgagatttcacTCCCAGGCAGAGCTCTCAGACCAGCAGAGTGGGTCTAAGAGAATCGCGCCAGGGTTGGACTgaactggaatttttattgggcttagggcaggaagggagggcttagGACAGGAAAAGGgttttttagagtcccttgtcctactggagttggtcaggggagctggctaagatccaggattggccTGGAGATCCCACTGGTTGACAGCGGTTCTGTCGGTGCCTGATATgtgtccctccccccacccatccCCAGCAGGTTGATTAATCACCTCAAACCAACCtaacagggattacaggtgtgcaccactgtgcccggcctcCAATGTGTCTTTGACATGGTGATGTTATTGGCAGAGTCAGGATCAGGTTCATGCATCACAGAATAGAAGAATGAGCACAATGAACAGCACTGAGGCAAGCAAGCCagccaaattttattaaaaaaggaaaatgagagagagattCAGAACTCCTGGTACAGTGCACCTGGAAAAGGCAAGAGTGCCACTTAAGTCTTGCAGTGCTCCTCCTTTAAAGGCACATAAGGAGAAGTTGATAAGCTCCTCTtgattagtttttttaatattttaattatcccTAGCCTGGCATGGGCTGGATTATAGATTATGCAGTTGTTTTCGGCATGACGCAGATTTAGGCCCTTTCTGAGAAACAAGAACTGTCTTACAACATGTCAGGGCATATTAAAATGGCTGTCCTCGTGCTTGGCCTCTCGGCAATCTTGATTGTCCCTTCCCTACTCTCCACTGCCTGGCCTTTTATACCTCAGTGACACAGACAGAAGTGGGTGTGAGGATTATTTTAGTTAGCATGATGTTTTTTCAGGTTCCTCCATGTGGTAGCATGCATCAGAagagcattctttttttatggttgaaAGATTTCCATCAGATGTATAAACCCGTTTTTACCAGTTGATGACATTGGGCTGTTCTACCTTTTTACTATTGTGGATAACGCTGTGAGCATCAAATACAAAGATTTGTGTGTCCCTGCTTTCAGTATTATTGAATGTTAAGGCTCTATTCCAAAATCCCAAATACAACTCCAGGTCTTTTTGAAGGAAAGACAAAGGATTTATTCTGGCCAGGGCCAAGGAGCAGAAAACAGACAGTTCTTCAGCCCAAGACACTGAACGCGGGCTAGGGGGCcacttaaaaatcagaaaaccacAAAAGAGGGGGGCAGGAGAGGCAAGCACAGTCTTAGAACTGGTGCCTTTTTGTACCCATTCAGGAAGTAAGCTAACGTCTGCTCCATAGTTTAAAGATATTGTGGTCAGAGTGCAAGTGGGTGGGGGTGTCAGCATCTATGTGAGTGGGCTCATGCACAGGGTGAGATGTCTGAGCATGAGATCAGTCCGACTTAACTTTCAAATCTGCGGAGTGAATCATGAGGAGTGAAATTGCTGAGTCATGTGGAAattctgcttaattttttgagaaaccactCTATGGAGTTCTCTGTCTAGGTCAAATGGCTGTACTGTTTTACATATGGTTGCCTGTCCTGAGCCATCTATGaactgtgtgtgtgagctatgtgcaTTGGAGCTCTATGAGGGGACAGGTCTGGCATTGCACACTGATCGGGCCGTGCCGTACAAGTGTGCCTCTCCTCTTACTgcgcctgtgatcccacacagcacctgagatgggtgtgtcTTGcaaagatgtcaatcaatctgctggcCACAGGACACCAAGAAGCAGGACTCCAcctttgaaaccttatccctgccttatCTGATGAAGAACATTCTATCAAATCTCCTTTGTGTGTCACCTCTATAAAAATAGATTCTGGGTACACACTCTTTTTCCAGCACCTTCCAGTGTGAAAGCTGAccctaaggtcacagagcagtcCCACCCTTGATCTGAGAAACTCAAGTCCATGTGTTGTGTgatttctttgctgttttcttagcttaatgttgcagccagctttTTGAAACCAGCTTATCTCATCAGTGCAGGTCGTTGTCGAGAGTcgctttatttaatatttatttttacggtactggggacggaacccaaggttgttctacccctgagctacatttccagtcctttttattttgagacagggtctaagttgttcAGGTTGTCTTTGTACTTGTGAACTTCTTGCTCAATCCTCTCCCCACAAGTAGTTGATGTTATAGGGACAGTACCACCATGTCCACTATGGgtttacttttatattaaattatgtgaATAAATTACTGTAGCAAATTGACACTCATATATACTGAACAGATACATAAAGTACATCTCTGTATTGTCATTATTTGACATAGGACCTCTGTTGCCTATGCTGGCCTCTGACTTGtgacttgtgattttcctgcctcagcccacatAGCTGGAATCATAGGTATATACCTCCCTATCTGGCTGCAAATATATCTCTCTCAGCTAAAACTGTATGATGTATGATCGAGCTGTCTGCCAAACACTTCTAATTACCATGATGATTAATAACAATGGTCCAGAGCCTtaagtgtgtgtgttggaggggtGGGTTGTGAAAAAGGGTGGTGGGGGCAGACagcaaaatagcaaaaataattccACATCCTGCAACTCTATTTCAACTCAGCTCATCTGACACTACAATTGAGTTAGAGGGGatgaaaaatagagaagaagATAAAGGTAGAGGAACGTGATGAGGTCAGACAGTGGTACTAGACCAGTCTGCTGTTCTTTACCTGCTTGATATTAAATTAGTATAAACGAAAGCAGTTCTCCTTCCTATCCCATAGTAATTTACAGATCACATTATTGATTtatgatctttaaaaatattgaagttgTAGATGAAATACAAACCATGTACAGTACCTTAAACACTTATCAAAGGGAGGTGGAAAATAAGGGATTGAAACactatcactttatttttatcactttattttttttggtggtgctgggaatctaaCCCAGAGCCATGTTCATGCACTCTATCACACATCTGCTATACCAGCCAGTTTTATCACTTAATTCCTCTGATCAGACTAGTCGCCTTCTAAAGCCATGGGAGATCACAGTGCTTTGGTATTTGGAGAGAGGTGAATGCAAAGGCatatctgtaatttttatttctggtgGGCCTTTCTTCAAGACAATTGTGCGATCTTCCCCATGGCAAAGCCTTTCACTGTGATCCAAAAAGAGAGAGTCTTCTAGTGGTCCAGTATGGATCCCACATGCTTCtgctttctaaaagaaaaaaaaaaaaaagaacctctgcTTAATATCACATCaaacatcattttctttctttttttttttttaaagagagagtgacagagacagagagagagaattttttaatatttattttttagttttcggtggacacaacatctttgtttgtatgtggtgctaaggatcgaacccgggctgcacacatgccaggcgaacgtgctaccgcttgagccacatccccagccccatcattttcTTGTTATATCAAGATGAAagtgttctgatcatttttctAACTATCTGATGGATAGAGTACTTCTAAAAGCAGAGCTCTGTGACTTGGTATTAATCTGACTACCAGGATGAGCCAGGAGGACTGAAGATTATACAGGTGGTAGGTAAGCCTGGAGTCAAATCATTAAACTTCAGCTTCACTACTTATGTGACCTTGTACAGGTCACATGCCACTCACCTCAGACTTAgttttctcaaatataaaatgaaaatatcaaggggactggagatatagctcaattggtagagtgcttgccttgcatgcacaaggccctgggttcaattcccagcaccaccaaaaaaaaaaaaaaaaaaaaaaagtcaaagaagaccttagaagatggaaagatctaccttgctcttagataggcagaattaatattatcaaaatgaccatacttccaaaagcactatacatatttaatgcaattccaattaaaatcccaatgacattcttcatagaaatagaaaaggcagtcatgaaatttatctggaaaaataagagatccagaatagctaaggcaatccttagaaggaagagtgaagcaggtagcatcactataccaccagaccttaaactatactacagagcaatagtaacaaaaatagaatgatattggcaccaaaacagattggtagacccatggtacagaatagagtacacagagactaactcatataattacaattatcttatattagacaaaagtgccaaaaacatgcattggagaaaagacatcctcttcaacaaatggtactgggaaaactggaaatccatatgcaacaaaatgaaattaaacccctctctctcaccatgcacaaaactcaactcaaaatggatcaaggacttaggaatataACGAGATTCTgtgtctaaaagaagaaaaagtaggccctaatcttcatcatgtgggattaggtaccaacttccttaataagactcctatagtgcaagaattaaaatcaagaatcaataaatgggacggactcaaactaaaaagtttcttctcagcaaaagaaacaatctgtgaggtgaatagagagcccacatcttgggagcaaatctttacaaaccctcaaacatcagatagagcactaatctctaggatatataaaaaattcaaaaagctaaacaccaaccaaccaacaaacaaacaaataacccaatcaataaatggtccgAGGACATGAATAAatacttctcagatgatgatatataattaatcaacaaatatatgaaaaaaatgttcatcatctctagcaattagagaaatacaaatcaaaaccattctagggctggagatgtggctcaagcggtagcgcgctcgcctggcatgtgtgcggcccgggttcgatcctcagcaccacatacaaacaaagatgttgtgtctgccgaaaactctctctcttaaaaaaaaaaaaaaaaaattctaaaatttcatctcactccagtcagaatagcagttcttatgaagacaaacaataaatgttggcgaggatatggggaaaaagatacactcatacactgctggtgggactgcaaattggtacaaccactatggaaagcagtatggagatttcttggaaatctgggaatggaaccaccatttgacccagctatccgtctcctcggtctatacccaaaggacttaaaaacagcatactacagggacacagacacatcaatgtttatagcagcacaattcacaatagctaaactgtggaaccaacctagatgcccttcagtggataaatggataaaaaaaatgtggcatatacacacaaaggaatattactcagcaataaaggagaataaaatcatggcattttcaggtaaatggatgaagttagagaagataagtgaagttagccaatcccaaaaaaccaaatgccgaatgttttctttgatataaggaggctgacccatagtggggtagggagagggagcatgggaggaataaaggaactctatatagggcagaggggttggaggggaagggagagggcatgggattataaatgatggtggaatgtgatgatcattattctccaaagtacatgtatgaagacaagaattggtgtgaatatactttgtatacaaccagatatatgaaaaattgtgctctatatgtgtattaagaattgtaatgcattccactgtcatatatatataatatataaacataaacacaGGATTTAAAAGTATCCTTAAAAGTTTATCCTAACTTTGGAACATATTGAGAACATCTGAATCCCAATTATTTCTTCCAGAACATTAAATATCCCTTCTTGCTTTGTTTAATTGAAAATGAGGTAACCatactttttttaaatcataaataaaaggATTGTCTACACAAAAggggttaaaattttaaaaaaggattcttTGAACATTGAACAAAACACATGTGAAGGAAGGCTGGGTGTAATTCAgaagtagagtacttgcctgatCTGCTTGAAGCCCTGTGTTCaaccccagcactgggggaaaaaaaaaaaaaaggaaaaagaaaagcaacttatGTGAATGAAAATGCTTTTGCCCATTACGAGGTATTAAATTGATATAAAGTTTGATGCTGTTGTTATAATTGTTGCTGGATAAATAACAGCAATAGGTTATTGACTGAAGTATACATCTGCTTTTAATGTCTCAATATTGAAGAATAGCATTCTGGCCTGGCTTTGGAGTGCAGCCCTGTTTCTGGTACATTGTGTTATCACTTCTGAGTTgttaagtgtgtgtgtttgtgtgtctgtatgtgcatTATCATCTAAGGAAAAATGGTgacaataaataggaaaagaaaataataacctAGAATTTACTCAGTATGGCCAAATTCACTTCATTTAATTAAGTTTAATGGTAATTCTATAAGGTAGTATGTACCAGTTCCCAGTCACTAATTATGTGTTTAAAATGGTTGGGAATACTTTAAATTGCAAAAATGAAATAGTTCTGAAAAATTATATAGGATTATAGCTCTAAATAAGAAGATCAAGCTAGgagagtagctcagtgatagtgcatGTCCTTAGTGGGGAAAAGGCCCTAGGATCAGTCTGCAgcaccaaccaacaaacaaacacaaggaaaaaaaatgctttgatgCATcccaaacaaatttttcttactaattttaattcataaaatttatacattGTAGTTCTATTAAATGAAAAAGTCAGGTCCTACTAATACTGTCACTAGGCTAAAGTTATATAGGACATTAAAAATTCCTTGGTAAGTCactaaattacattaaatatagtCAAATATTAAGACTATAGTAAGTcttaataataaacatatatgaatTTGGTATTTAAGTTTAATACTTGAGTCATTATTTcctcagatttttgttttcaaaactatcagataaaaatacatataaaatcatCATCCCAGGGAAATGCAGCCCCATTTATAACATTGTTCATGTgcatttaataagaaaacaattgAACCATATcttataatatatttaacataaatatttgtaGTTTATAAAAATCTCTGTCTTGGAAAAATAGATTCTTATTCAACATTAATCATTTAGCCAATTAGAATTTGCAaattatttatacaaacacattttcttttatgtatccTTATTTGAAGTTTCCTCTCATAGTCTGATTATTACAATATATTCTATTCTCTCTTAATAAAAACCCCAACTTattgttgggcatggtggtaaatgcctgtcatcccagggctggggaggctgaggcaggaggatgaaaagttcaaagccagcctcagcaatggtgggatgctaagcaactcagtaagaccctgtctccaaataaaaaataggctggggatgtggctcagtggttgagtgctcctgagttcaatccccagtataaaaacaaaaattaccatTTCATAAGTAAATATGCTCAATCCAAAATTGAAAAAGGTTTTAGAAGTACTGATTAAGAACACtgaatgggggctgggattgtggctcagtgatagagcatttgcctaacatgcacggggccctgggttcgatcctcagcaccacataaaaacaaagatgttgtgtccaccaaaaactaaaaaatagatgttaaaattctctctctctcactctgtctttaaaaaaacaaaaacaaaacaaaacaaaacaaaaaaaaccaccaaTGGGCAATCTTCAAGTCTAGACCAACTGTTCCCATGACTCTCTACTTGAACATTCAGTGTGACTTAAACCTATATGTTCTATACATGTATGATAAcagcttttttcaaaaaaaatattatagacagatgc is a window encoding:
- the Spmip10 gene encoding sperm-associated microtubule inner protein 10; its protein translation is MASGKDSDLTLSNDCSDENSYNPANKYDEIHLPRFSLKQGMIPARYVMPWKENMEFRNVNLKKAEACGIHTGPLEDSLFLDHSERLCHGEDRTIVLKKGPPEIKITDMPLHSPLSKYQSTVISHGFRRRLV